In Monomorium pharaonis isolate MP-MQ-018 chromosome 3, ASM1337386v2, whole genome shotgun sequence, a genomic segment contains:
- the LOC105829572 gene encoding rab3 GTPase-activating protein catalytic subunit: MHHVEIEDFYHHDFTTVSEWEVFIARLEEIMHEWKLSHTKARSPLKPGDFVNCQWHEATEKLNFADVEFLLKHYKLEKEDEEEDVAKEESEEEWIQCQKDALDISSDFVKLDDNCMEIARYYGIREFLVLLPARKTNLTDETRIKIVVSSLTIATNNANCYIPALVQVQEPWQKMYLGCCAGKGTCVNLDMVHLKKVPPHCRYLTGLLALFKQKIGEGVGVKLDSIMVSARFSYLLKDWTNSTWTQEPPDFDFMQGETLGVAELGKLPFGATFDPVGELHLFVTWPQMSDNVVVDSEGYSDLEPQLAPEWSVQVKMVPLPACLLGEYMTDFLHLCNNQKNMVELLGENASYIHDDEQILSSAFNVLTESRIPTISSVVGRASAKKNKNIEGPISEEILLPILYFLFPDADENLKFSYNDITAAVEDDQWKGVKTCSMDSLVWRLSIVAAHCTHNLGGATALAQLWHEFVQEIRFRWEKNILIPGVGPGFPDSVRTCLLHQKLQMMNCCITRKKTREENAHRSQSIDIDDVVETESEDEEFFECTNEELASEDVSSTKPQLKEKHLLWNKPAGRLAKHPSLRLIQTGDPLYLPITQDPVPKTEDQLEEDAQVMMQLGTDKYASEMRARMMSASLLSDMESFKAANPGAVLEDFIRWYSPRDWIDDEGVDEWGQGRGHLSPRMMIPDNPWSTTWASAQPVPAHRQKRLFDDTREAEKALHYLCSKRIGQVAQLLLPTLTHAALYTLSSQKQEVLSSLPDVAQSILNKLQYATKPIHQKLQLYEEITRDVESVEALVAQVNSLQHKLGGNNDSKEFTSFLIQLMRGKEVSVPGGSRGDIGARIITMFRDAQKAAHMMTSVSNTSKNTTNVEDSRYKTFPEPSCKEFILRAIMPRPSPASTPQPQRMYVCLKRDHIRLAGFFSEDTTFL, translated from the exons ATGCATCACGTGGAGATTGAGGACTTTTATCATCACGACTTCACCACTGTCTCCGAATGGGAAGTGTTCATCGCGCGACTCGAGGAGATCATGCACGAATGGAAGCTGTCGCATACGAAGGCCAGGAGTCCTCTCAAACCAGGAGATTTTGTCAACTGTCAGTGGCACGAGGCCACGGAGAAGCTGAATTTCGCAG ATGTAGAATTTTTGCTGAAGCACTATAAGCTGGAGAAGGAAGATGAAGAGGAAGATGTAGCAAAGGAAGAAAGCGAAGAAGAATGGATACAGTGTCAAAAAGATGCTTTGGATATATCCAGTGATTTTGTAAAGCTAGATGATAATTGTATGGAAATAGCTCGTTATTATGGCATTAGAGAATTTCTTGTTCTATTACCTGCtcgaaaaacaaatttaacagATGAAACTCGAATCAAGATTGTAGTCAGTTCGCTAACAATTGCGACAAACAATGCAAATTG tTACATACCGGCATTGGTACAGGTACAGGAACCCTGGCAGAAAATGTATCTCGGATGCTGCGCTGGTAAAGGCACCTGTGTGAATCTCGACATGGTACATTTAAAGAAGGTTCCACCACATTGCAGGTACCTCActg GTTTACTTGCTCTTTTCAAGCAAAAAATTGGAGAGGGCGTCGGAGTAAAGCTTGACTCTATAATGGTGTCTGCTAGATTTTCTTACCTATTGAAAGACTGGACTAATAGCACGTGGACGCAAGAACCTCCAGATTTCGATTTCATGCAGGGAGAAACACTAGGTGTGGCCGAATTGGGTAAACTTCCCTTTGGAGCAACTTTTGATCCCGTCGG GGAACTTCACTTATTCGTCACATGGCCGCAAATGTCAGATAATGTGGTGGTGGATAGCGAGGGATACTCGGATCTCGAACCGCAACTTGCTCCCGAATGGTCGGTACAAGTGAAAATGGTTCCCTTGCCGGCCTGTCTGCTCGGCGAGTACATGACCGATTTTCTGCATCTGTGTAACAATCAGAAGAACATGGTGGAACTACTGGGTGAGAACGCATCTTATATTCATGATGATGAACAGATACTGAGCTCGGCCTTCAATGTGCTCACCGAGTCAAGAATACCTACGATTTCGAGCGTGGTTGGCAGAGCAAGCgctaaaaagaataaaaacatCGAGGGTCCAATTTCAGAGGAGATACTGCTACCTAtactttatttcctttttccgGATGCGGATGAAAACTTG AAATTTTCCTACAACGATATCACTGCAGCTGTAGAAGATGACCAGTGGAAAGGCGTAAAGACTTGCTCGATGGATAGTTTGGTATGGCGCTTGTCAATCGTCGCGGCGCACTGCACGCACAATCTTGGCGGCGCGACTGCTCTGGCTCAGCTCTGGCACGAGTTCGTGCAGGAGATCAGATTCCGCTGGGAGAAGAATATCCTGATACCTGG AGTCGGCCCCGGCTTTCCAGATTCCGTTCGCACGTGTTTGCTGCATCAAAAGTTACAG ATGATGAACTGCTGTATAACGAGGAAAAAAACGAGGGAGGAGAACGCGCACAGGTCTCAGAGCATAGATATCGACGACGTAGTGGAGACAG AGTCCGAGGATGAGGAATTCTTCGAGTGCACGAACGAGGAGCTGGCGAGCGAAGATGTTTCGTCGACGAAGCCGCAATTGAAGGAGAAGCATCTGCTATGGAACAAACCCGCGGGGAGATTGGCGAAACACCCTTCGCTcag GCTGATTCAAACTGGAGACCCTCTTTATCTACCAATCACGCAGGATCCCGTACCGAAGACGGAGGATCAGCTGGAGGAGGATGCGCAGGTGATGATGCAACTCGGTACCGACAAATACGCCTCCGAGATGCGAGCTCGAATGATGAGTGCATCCTTGTTATCCGACATGGAGTCCTTCAAG GCGGCAAATCCTGGCGCGGTGCTGGAGGACTTCATTCGATGGTATTCTCCGAGGGATTGGATCGACGACGAAGGTGTTGACGAGTGGGGACAAGGAAGGG GTCATTTATCGCCGCGGATGATGATCCCTGATAATCCGTGGTCAACGACATGGGCATCGGCGCAGCCAGTTCCTGCACATCGGCAGAAACGACTGTTCGACGACACGCGAGAGGCGGAGAAGGCTCTGCATTACCTGTGTTCGAAGCGGATAGGCCAGGTTGCGCAGCTCCTGCTGCCGACACTGACGCACGCCGCGCTCTATACCCTGAGTTCGCAAAAGCAGGAAGTTCTATCGAGCCTGCCCGATGTAGCACAGAGTATACTCAATAAATTGCAATACGCAACAAAACCAATTCATCAAAAGCTACAATTGTACGAG GAAATCACGCGCGACGTCGAGAGCGTAGAAGCGCTGGTTGCGCAAGTAAATTCATTGCAGCACAAGTTGGGCGGTAACAACGATTCCAAAGAATTCACATCCTTCTTGATTCAATTAATGCGAGGGAAGGAGGTGAGCGTGCCTGGCGGTTCCAGAGGAGATATCGGAGCTCGAATAATAACAATGTTTCGCGATGCTCAAAAG GCCGCTCACATGATGACGTCCGTCAGTAACACCAGCAAGAATACTACAAATGTGGAAGATAGTCGATACAAAACATTTCCCGAACCGTCCTGTAAGGAATTTATTTTGCGGGCGATAATGCCGCGACCTTCGCCAGCCTCCACGCCGCAGCCACAGCGGATGTACGTTTGCCTTAAACGAGATCACATTCGCTTAGCTGGATTCTTTTCCGAAGATACAACGTTCTTATAA
- the LOC105829574 gene encoding vasorin: MNAIPKELLLLLAGAFVVAATTSACPWSQHAVDLESSCICDYNLAGELSVQCDIVDYEQLLSAMRRYATKMPIDLFYINNSTIGALRNGSFATLRINNIQLSGCRIRSIEPEAFKGQENHLRSLNLKDNELTEIPGANLKILRNLTVLDVSMNKITRVNDNAFAGTKLITLKLSDNEVTLAPGSFRGLERTLKNLNLKGTRQKKVPEALRGLRTLAFLDLSQNSIRELPGTSGIRAFEGLDSLTGLNLERNLIQNIGPDAFHGIRNTLSSLSLLNNLIPDFPTAAINSVHDLRVLDIGFNLITELPVNAFQGNPSITLLAIDGNPLSTVPEEALAQLNGTLRGLSLGGRFLVCDCRLRWIVEWIRTRDLQVTSRERKPQFCGSPQRLQDKSFYNIDPDDMNCERPSELIGIGTVESVDTREPTETATGDIGTHPPSVRPTTSTTELITSTTLSTTTVTVSSTTEQRRTAPSAPSSTYIPTTRPTVARTGNVVVVRTTPSPPKQSQEHIQQHQPRPPLVLGSPLYKSKSNEKDIIVKDVLRQDNAVIIYWDTEAANILGFRVIYRLFGDNSFKQAPPLEASEREFKIKNVPSQECIVVCVISLEETNITPANVPYNQCREVRTENSPTSNMDKITIAASAAICATIVVAVIIFVVANRRRARKLHTLHSIDQTKMGGPIAGLPVNCCSNVGPTPSPGGPLSSMATLSAYNAQKEWDQVSAYSNRSIPRPRIFPIDRQGSITRASCLDDMRSQTGHYSSKARSIADGQSQHSFSNNSTRYFSNTALASNLVSTRPELRQSRQSLAAASDRMSRSNFSNHLPPHSSARRQRPRSRNRNLESNPPRPGSRYSLADSTHTLNNYDENNWTDHDMDIYMARNPTTRSGLVPL; encoded by the exons ATGA ATGCAATTCCAAAGgagctgttgctgctgcttgCGGGTGCGTTTGTCGTTGCAGCGACAACATCCGCCTGTCCGTGGTCGCAACATGCGGTGGATCTCGAGAGCTCGTGCATCTGCGACTACAATCTAGCCGGCGAGCTCTCGGTGCAGTGCGACATCGTCGACTATGAACAGCTGTTGTCGGCGATGCGGCGTTACGCCACCAAAATGCCGATTGATCTCTTCTACATTAACAATAGTACGATCGGTGCCCTAAGGAATGGCTCGTTTGCCACCCTGAGGATCAACAATATACAGCTGTCTGGATGCCGCATCAGAAGCATCGAGCCAGAGGCCTTCAAGGGCCAAGAGAATCATCTGAGGAGCTTAAATCTCAAAGATAACGAGCTCACGGAAATTCCCGGTGCCAACTTGAAGATCCTGAGGAACCTTACCGTGCTCGATGTCTCGATGAACAAGATCACCAGGGTAAACGACAATGCCTTTGCCGGCACCAAACTGATCACACTGAAACTCTCTGACAACGAGGTCACTCTCGCTCCGGGATCGTTTCGCGGGCTGGAGAGAACTCTGAAGAATCTCAATCTCAAGGGAACGCGACAGAAAAAAGTACCGGAAGCGCTCAGAGGTCTGAGGACCCTGGCCTTCCTCGATCTCTCGCAAAACAGCATACGCGAACTTCCCGGAACGTCCGGAATCAGAGCATTCGAGGGCCTCGACTCTCTCACGGGACTGAATCTCGAGAGAAATCTGATTCAGAATATCGGCCCGGATGCGTTTCACGGTATCAGGAATACCTTGAGTTCTCTCAGCTTGCTAAACAATCTCATCCCGGATTTCCCTACGGCGGCTATCAACAGCGTCCACGATCTCAGA GTGCTGGATATCGGATTCAATCTGATCACGGAACTACCGGTCAACGCTTTTCAAGGAAATCCATCGATCACGTTGCTAGCAATCGACGGTAACCCGTTGTCCACGGTACCGGAAGAGGCGCTCGCCCAACTGAACGGTACCCTGCGAGGTCTGAGTCTGGGCGGACGATTCCTCGTCTGCGATTGCCGTTTACGCTGGATCGTCGAGTGGATCAGAACGCGGGACCTGCAGGTCACCAGTCGCGAGCGCAAGCCGCAGTTTTGCGGCAGTCCACAACGATTGCAGGACAAGAGCTTCTACAACATCGACCCCGATG ACATGAATTGTGAGCGACCATCAGAGCTGATCGGAATCGGAACGGTGGAAAGCGTGGACACTAGAGAACCAACGGAAACGGCAACTGGAGATATCGGTACTCATCCTCCGTCCGTACGACCTACGACTTCCACAACCGAACTAATCACCAGTACGACATTATCCACGACTACGGTGACAGTATCATCGACGACTGAGCAGAGGAGAACAGCACCATCGGCACCGTCGTCGACCTACATCCCGACAACTCGACCGACTGTCGCGCGAACCGGAAACGTCGTGGTCGTGAGGACTACCCCCTCACCACCGAAGCAATCACAGGAGCATATACAACAGCATCAACCGAGGCCGCCGTTAGTCCTGGGATCGCCATTGTATAAATCGAAGTCGAACGAAAAAGACATCATCGTGAAGGACGTGCTCAGACAAGACAACGCGGTCATCATATACTGGGACACAGAAGCGGCCAATATTCTCGGCTTCAGAGTGATCTATCGATTGTTCGGGGATAATAGTTTCAAACAAGCGCCGCCACTCGAAGCTAGCGAACGagaattcaagataaaaaatgtgcCCTCCCag GAGTGCATTGTGGTTTGCGTCATTTCGCTGGAGGAGACCAACATCACACCGGCTAATGTGCCGTACAACCAGTGCCGCGAGGTCAGAACAGAAAACTCGCCCACCTCAAACATGGATAAGATCACGATCGCCGCGAGCGCGGCAATCTGTGCCACAATCGTCGTCGCGGTGATCATCTTCGTGGTTGCGAATAGACGTCGCGCCCGCAAACTGCATACTCTGCATAGCATCGATCAAACGAAGATGGGCGGCCCGATCGCCGGTCTACCGGTCAACTGTTGTTCGAATGTGGGCCCGACACCAAGTCCCGGTGGGCCTCTATCATCGATGGCCACTCTAAGTGCCTACAACGCCCAGAAGGAGTGGGACCAGGTGTCGGCCTACAGCAACAGGAGCATACCACGGCCAAGGATTTTCCCTATCGATCGACAAG GCTCAATCACTAGAGCATCTTGCCTCGATGACATGCGTTCTCAAACTGGACACTATAGCAGCAAAGCCCGATCGATTGCCGATGGTCAATCTCAGCACAGCTTCTCCAACAATTCTACGCGGTATTTTTCCAACACTGCGCTAGCTTCCAATCTCGTCAGCACGAGACCAG AATTACGACAATCGCGCCAATCGTTAGCGGCCGCCTCGGACCGGATGTCGCGGTCGAACTTCAGCAACCATCTGCCTCCGCACTCGTCGGCCCGGCGGCAGCGACCACGATCGCGTAATCGCAATTTGGAGTCAAATCCACCGCGACCTGGCAGCCGGTACAGCCTGGCCGACTCCACACATACCCTCAATAATTACGACGAAAACAACTGGACCGACCACGACATGGATATTTACATGGCTCGGAATCCTACCACGAGAAGCGGCCTCGTGCCGCTTTAA